The Streptomyces albofaciens JCM 4342 genome has a segment encoding these proteins:
- a CDS encoding IucA/IucC family protein — protein sequence MNERPGPDGTPADERRLPREPLARLREPAVPRQNRRAGAHDTAENGEHSGHTGCAVRLGHYERHGHEDCHGLGATRVVTVYSDDEPGEPDAAAGAAVGAAVGADAGPGAEQESDPQESGPQETAHQETALRPPVHEHIPVHEHIPVHDRLEHADPAVAADAAGAENLLRCWIRESGTPRPAGDRLRIPLAAGATALRVPVLYWSDTGWHRLGAPVWEGAPADAAPLDAVTLAALLRREAVHGGAGGDTGGGPAGTDSESADLVGRVADSVRHTAAFLADRRAAPADGPGGSRFLAAEQALLFGHPMHPTPKSREGLTEAETRAYSPELRGAFRLHWMAVHRDVFAADSAWTERGRTVPAERLAARLAEGAPPVPAGTVPLPMHPWQARQLGHRPDIAALYASGHLRDLGPGGPVWHPTSSVRTVFQPGRDAMLKLSLGVRITNSRRDNLRKELRRGVEVHRLLRTGLAARWRAAFPGAPGFDIVRDPAWLGVTGADGEPVHGLDVVVRHNPFADSDDAVCIAALTSPRPWPGRTGLRSRLADVISGLTARTGRPTGAVATEWFLRYLEAVVRPVLWLDGTAGVALEAHQQNTLVLLDRDGWPAGGRYRDNQGYYFRASRRTDLERRLPGIGSASDTFVSDEVTDERFAYYLGINNVFGLIGAFGSQGLAAENVLLAAFRRFLTDAAAGPAAHRSPLPGRLLEARTLRCKANLLTRLRGLDELVGPVDTQSVYVTIPNPLHP from the coding sequence ATGAACGAACGCCCCGGCCCCGACGGGACCCCGGCCGACGAGCGACGTCTGCCCCGTGAGCCCCTGGCCCGGCTGCGGGAGCCGGCCGTGCCGCGCCAGAACCGGCGCGCCGGGGCCCACGACACCGCGGAGAACGGCGAGCACAGCGGCCACACCGGCTGCGCGGTACGGCTCGGACACTACGAGCGGCACGGTCACGAGGACTGCCACGGGCTCGGAGCGACCCGGGTCGTCACCGTCTACTCCGACGACGAGCCCGGCGAACCCGACGCCGCGGCCGGGGCCGCCGTCGGGGCCGCCGTCGGGGCCGACGCCGGGCCTGGCGCTGAGCAGGAATCCGATCCGCAGGAATCCGGCCCGCAGGAAACCGCCCACCAGGAGACAGCCCTGCGACCCCCCGTGCACGAGCACATCCCCGTGCACGAGCACATTCCCGTGCACGACCGCCTGGAGCACGCGGACCCGGCCGTCGCCGCCGACGCCGCCGGCGCGGAGAACCTGCTGCGCTGCTGGATTCGCGAGAGCGGCACGCCCCGCCCGGCCGGCGACCGGCTGCGCATCCCGCTCGCCGCCGGTGCGACGGCCCTGCGCGTCCCCGTCCTGTACTGGTCGGACACCGGCTGGCACCGCCTCGGTGCCCCCGTATGGGAAGGCGCCCCCGCCGACGCCGCGCCCCTGGACGCGGTGACCCTCGCCGCCCTGCTGCGCCGCGAGGCCGTACACGGTGGCGCGGGCGGCGACACCGGCGGCGGACCCGCTGGTACGGACAGCGAGAGCGCCGACCTCGTCGGCCGCGTCGCCGACTCCGTACGGCACACCGCCGCCTTCCTCGCGGACCGGCGTGCCGCCCCGGCCGACGGCCCCGGCGGCTCCCGCTTCCTCGCCGCCGAACAGGCCCTGCTCTTCGGCCACCCCATGCACCCCACCCCCAAGAGCCGGGAGGGCCTGACCGAGGCCGAGACGCGCGCCTACTCGCCGGAACTGCGCGGCGCGTTCCGCCTGCACTGGATGGCCGTCCACCGCGACGTGTTCGCCGCCGACTCGGCCTGGACCGAGCGCGGCCGGACCGTACCCGCCGAACGGCTGGCCGCCCGGCTCGCCGAAGGCGCGCCCCCGGTCCCCGCCGGCACCGTGCCGCTGCCGATGCACCCCTGGCAGGCCCGCCAGCTCGGCCACCGCCCGGACATCGCCGCGCTGTACGCGTCGGGCCACCTCCGCGACCTGGGCCCCGGCGGCCCCGTCTGGCACCCGACCTCCTCCGTCCGTACCGTCTTCCAGCCCGGCCGCGACGCCATGCTCAAGCTCTCCCTGGGCGTGCGCATCACCAACTCCCGCCGCGACAACCTCCGCAAGGAACTGCGCCGCGGCGTCGAAGTGCACCGGCTGCTCCGCACCGGACTCGCCGCCCGGTGGCGGGCCGCCTTCCCCGGCGCGCCGGGCTTCGACATCGTCCGCGACCCCGCGTGGCTCGGCGTCACCGGAGCCGACGGCGAGCCGGTGCACGGGCTGGACGTGGTCGTCCGGCACAACCCGTTCGCCGACTCCGACGACGCCGTGTGCATCGCGGCGCTCACCTCGCCGCGCCCCTGGCCCGGCCGCACCGGCCTGCGTTCCCGGCTCGCCGACGTCATCAGCGGCCTCACCGCCCGCACCGGCCGGCCCACGGGCGCCGTCGCCACCGAGTGGTTCCTGCGCTACCTCGAAGCGGTGGTACGCCCCGTCCTCTGGCTCGACGGCACCGCCGGCGTCGCCCTGGAAGCCCACCAGCAGAACACCCTCGTCCTCCTGGACCGCGACGGCTGGCCCGCCGGCGGCCGCTACCGCGACAACCAGGGCTACTACTTCCGCGCATCGCGCCGTACGGACCTGGAGCGGCGGCTGCCCGGCATCGGCAGCGCCAGCGACACCTTCGTCTCCGACGAGGTCACCGACGAGCGCTTCGCCTACTACCTCGGCATCAACAACGTCTTCGGCCTCATCGGAGCCTTCGGCTCCCAGGGCCTGGCCGCCGAGAACGTGCTCCTCGCCGCCTTCCGGCGCTTCCTCACCGACGCCGCCGCCGGGCCCGCGGCACACCGCTCACCCCTGCCCGGCAGGCTCCTGGAAGCCCGCACCCTGCGCTGCAAGGCCAACCTGCTGACCCGGCTGCGCGGCCTCGACGAACTCGTCGGCCCCGTCGACACCCAGTCCGTCTACGTCACCATCCCCAACCCCCTCCACCCCTGA
- a CDS encoding diaminobutyrate--2-oxoglutarate transaminase family protein, with protein sequence MALTQPLPTSPPPAHEGILRRQSLRESAARTYARSLPIVPVRARGLTIEGADGRRYLDCLSGAGTLALGHNHPVVLEAVRAVLDSGAPLHVLDLATPVKDAFVTELFATLPAELARHGRIQFCGPAGTDAVEAAFKLVRTATGRDGIAAFTGAYHGMTAGALAASGGARDVSVSRFPYPYDYRCPFGTGGERGAELAARWTQNALDDDKSGIARPAGMILEPVQGEGGVIPAPDGWLRRMREITAARDIPLIVDEVQTGVGRTGAFWAVEHSGVVPDVLVLSKAIGGSLPLAVIVYREELDAWCPGAHAGTFRGNQLAMAAGAATLAYVRENDLARRAADLGARMLSRLGGLAAEHDCVGDVRGRGLMLGLELVDPDAAPDPAGARPAAPALAAAVQQECLTRGLIIELGGRHDAVLRLLPPLTVTDEQADAVLDRLADALTAAVRAGASGAKSAGSAGSAGAVPATVGAQAPSSEVPS encoded by the coding sequence GTGGCCTTGACCCAGCCTCTGCCGACGTCACCCCCTCCCGCCCACGAGGGCATCCTGCGGCGGCAGTCGCTCCGCGAGTCCGCCGCCCGTACGTACGCGCGTTCGCTGCCCATCGTCCCGGTGCGCGCCCGCGGACTGACGATCGAAGGCGCCGACGGCCGCCGCTATCTGGACTGCCTCTCCGGGGCGGGCACCCTGGCCCTCGGGCACAACCACCCCGTCGTCCTGGAGGCCGTCCGCGCCGTCCTCGACTCCGGCGCCCCGCTGCACGTCCTCGACCTGGCGACCCCGGTCAAGGACGCCTTCGTCACCGAACTGTTCGCCACCCTGCCCGCCGAACTGGCCCGGCACGGCCGCATCCAGTTCTGCGGCCCGGCCGGCACGGACGCCGTCGAGGCCGCCTTCAAACTCGTCCGCACCGCCACCGGCCGGGACGGGATCGCCGCATTCACCGGCGCCTACCACGGCATGACGGCAGGGGCGCTCGCGGCGTCCGGGGGCGCGCGGGACGTCTCCGTGAGCCGCTTCCCGTATCCGTACGACTACCGCTGCCCCTTCGGTACGGGCGGCGAGCGCGGCGCCGAACTGGCCGCGCGCTGGACGCAGAACGCACTCGACGACGACAAGAGCGGAATCGCCAGACCGGCCGGAATGATCCTCGAACCGGTCCAGGGCGAGGGCGGGGTGATCCCCGCGCCGGACGGCTGGCTGCGCCGGATGCGCGAGATCACGGCCGCCCGGGACATCCCCCTCATCGTGGACGAGGTACAGACCGGCGTGGGCCGCACCGGTGCCTTCTGGGCCGTCGAGCACAGCGGCGTGGTGCCCGACGTGCTCGTGCTGTCCAAGGCCATCGGGGGCAGCCTGCCGCTCGCGGTCATCGTCTACCGCGAGGAGCTGGACGCCTGGTGCCCCGGCGCGCACGCCGGCACCTTCCGCGGCAACCAGCTCGCGATGGCGGCGGGCGCCGCCACCCTCGCGTACGTCCGGGAGAACGACCTGGCGCGGCGCGCCGCCGACCTGGGCGCCCGCATGCTGTCCCGGCTGGGCGGGCTCGCCGCCGAGCACGACTGCGTCGGCGACGTACGGGGCCGCGGCCTGATGCTCGGCCTGGAACTGGTCGACCCGGACGCCGCCCCCGACCCGGCGGGCGCCCGCCCGGCCGCCCCCGCGCTGGCCGCGGCCGTCCAGCAGGAGTGCCTGACCAGGGGCCTGATCATCGAGCTGGGCGGCCGCCACGACGCGGTGCTCCGGCTGCTGCCCCCGCTCACTGTCACCGACGAACAGGCGGACGCGGTCCTCGACCGCCTCGCCGACGCGCTGACGGCGGCGGTGCGCGCGGGGGCGTCGGGCGCGAAGAGCGCGGGAAGTGCAGGGAGTGCGGGTGCGGTGCCCGCGACGGTGGGTGCACAGGCGCCGTCCTCTGAGGTGCCCTCATGA
- a CDS encoding trypsin-like serine peptidase, which translates to MRSIRRPVLAAAALTAVVALTATGCGPEGNQADGKPSQSADQGSAGGGGFTIPKDIQDKLKEHGVDLDKWKNGEWKNWDKDKWLREASDFINPIIKGLWDPDRASKAKPPKEPTPKDISGDQGRTDPEPRPVQAKAVKPPFGQSAPGLGKIFFDTPEGHAVCSGAVVKDPAHPGKSNLVWTAGHCVHAGKSGGWYRNMIFAPSFNDSGKPAAQLERATREEMFPKGVWWADGASTSNQWISQGGPQGNSVPMAPYDFAIMHVTPEKGAGSKSLEEVAGGAYSVDFNASAIPDIASITAQGYPAEAPFDGATLQQCTDKPGRLSLAAQKPTMYRIGCLMTAGSSGGPWFAKGADGKPTLVSNTSIGPRPAGWLAGPHLGPEAKSMYGAMSKKFASQ; encoded by the coding sequence ATGCGATCCATACGTCGGCCGGTCCTGGCCGCGGCCGCTCTCACCGCGGTGGTGGCGCTGACCGCCACCGGCTGCGGCCCGGAGGGCAACCAGGCGGACGGCAAGCCCAGCCAGTCCGCCGATCAGGGCAGCGCGGGCGGGGGTGGCTTCACGATCCCCAAGGACATCCAGGACAAGCTCAAGGAACACGGCGTCGACCTGGACAAGTGGAAGAACGGCGAGTGGAAGAACTGGGACAAGGACAAGTGGCTCCGCGAGGCCAGTGACTTCATCAACCCGATCATCAAGGGCCTGTGGGACCCGGACCGGGCGAGCAAGGCCAAGCCGCCGAAGGAGCCGACGCCCAAGGACATCTCCGGTGACCAGGGGCGGACCGACCCGGAGCCGCGGCCGGTGCAGGCCAAGGCGGTCAAGCCGCCGTTCGGCCAGAGCGCGCCCGGCCTCGGCAAGATCTTCTTCGACACGCCCGAGGGCCACGCGGTCTGCTCCGGCGCGGTCGTCAAGGACCCCGCACACCCGGGCAAGTCGAACCTGGTGTGGACCGCGGGCCACTGCGTGCACGCCGGCAAGAGCGGCGGCTGGTACCGCAACATGATCTTCGCCCCGTCGTTCAACGACAGCGGCAAGCCCGCGGCCCAGCTGGAGCGCGCCACGCGTGAGGAGATGTTCCCCAAGGGCGTGTGGTGGGCCGACGGCGCGTCGACCTCCAACCAGTGGATCAGCCAGGGCGGTCCGCAGGGCAACAGCGTGCCGATGGCGCCGTACGACTTCGCGATCATGCACGTGACGCCGGAGAAGGGCGCCGGCAGCAAGTCCCTCGAAGAGGTCGCCGGCGGCGCGTACTCGGTGGACTTCAACGCCTCGGCGATCCCGGACATCGCGAGCATCACCGCGCAGGGCTACCCGGCCGAGGCGCCGTTCGACGGCGCGACACTTCAGCAGTGCACCGACAAGCCGGGCCGGCTGTCGCTGGCCGCGCAGAAGCCGACGATGTACCGCATCGGCTGCCTGATGACCGCCGGTTCCTCCGGTGGCCCCTGGTTCGCCAAGGGCGCGGACGGCAAGCCGACCCTGGTGTCCAACACCTCGATCGGCCCGCGTCCGGCCGGCTGGCTGGCGGGTCCGCACCTCGGCCCCGAGGCCAAGAGCATGTACGGCGCGATGAGCAAGAAGTTCGCGTCGCAGTAG
- the hflX gene encoding GTPase HflX, whose product MTSSSSLPQDRQRLSESLRADALMEEDVAWSYEIDGERDGEQYDRTERAALRRVAGLSTELEDVTEVEYRQLRLERVVLVGVWTSGTVQDAENSLAELAALAETAGALVLDGVIQRRDKPDPATYIGSGKALELRDIVLESGADTVVCDGELSPGQLIHLEDVVKVKVVDRTALILDIFAQHAKSREGKAQVSLAQMQYMLPRLRGWGQSLSRQMGGGGSGSAGGGMATRGPGETKIETDRRRIREKMAKMRREIAEMKTGRDIKRQERRRHKVPSVAIAGYTNAGKSSLLNRLTGAGVLVENALFATLDPTVRRAETPGGRLYTLADTVGFVRHLPHHLVEAFRSTMEEVGDSDLILHVVDGSHPVPEEQLAAVREVIRDVGATDVPEIVVVNKADAADPLVLQRLLRREKHAIAVSARTGQGIDELLALIDEELPRPQVEIEALVPYTQGALVSRAHAEGEVISEEHVAEGTVLKARVHEELAAEFQPYVPAA is encoded by the coding sequence ATGACCTCCTCTTCTTCCCTTCCACAGGACCGACAGCGCCTCTCCGAGAGCCTGCGGGCCGACGCCCTGATGGAAGAGGACGTCGCCTGGAGTTACGAGATCGACGGAGAGCGTGACGGCGAGCAGTACGACCGTACGGAGCGCGCCGCGCTGCGCCGCGTGGCCGGACTGTCCACCGAGCTCGAAGACGTCACCGAGGTCGAGTACCGCCAGCTCCGCCTGGAGCGCGTGGTGCTGGTCGGTGTCTGGACCTCCGGCACGGTGCAGGACGCGGAGAACAGCCTCGCCGAGCTGGCGGCGCTGGCCGAGACGGCCGGCGCGCTGGTGCTCGACGGCGTCATCCAGCGCCGCGACAAGCCCGACCCGGCCACCTACATCGGCTCCGGCAAGGCCCTGGAGCTGCGCGACATCGTCCTGGAGTCCGGCGCGGACACGGTGGTCTGCGACGGTGAGCTGAGCCCCGGCCAGCTGATCCACCTCGAAGACGTCGTCAAGGTCAAGGTCGTCGACCGCACGGCCCTGATTCTGGACATCTTCGCCCAGCACGCCAAGTCCCGGGAGGGCAAGGCGCAGGTCTCGCTGGCGCAGATGCAGTACATGCTCCCCAGGCTGCGCGGCTGGGGCCAGTCGCTGTCCCGGCAGATGGGTGGCGGTGGCTCCGGCTCGGCGGGCGGCGGCATGGCCACCCGTGGTCCCGGTGAGACCAAGATCGAGACGGACCGGCGGCGGATCCGCGAGAAGATGGCGAAGATGCGCCGGGAGATCGCGGAGATGAAGACCGGCCGGGACATCAAGCGGCAGGAACGCCGCCGCCACAAGGTCCCCTCGGTCGCCATCGCGGGCTACACCAACGCGGGCAAGTCCTCCCTGCTCAACCGTCTGACCGGGGCCGGCGTCCTGGTGGAGAACGCGCTGTTCGCCACCCTGGACCCGACCGTGCGCCGGGCGGAGACGCCCGGCGGGCGGCTCTACACCCTCGCCGACACCGTCGGCTTCGTCCGTCACCTGCCGCACCACCTCGTCGAGGCGTTCCGCTCCACGATGGAGGAGGTCGGCGACTCCGACCTCATCCTCCACGTGGTCGACGGCTCGCACCCGGTGCCCGAGGAGCAGCTCGCCGCCGTGCGCGAGGTGATCCGCGACGTGGGCGCCACCGACGTCCCGGAGATCGTGGTCGTCAACAAGGCGGACGCCGCCGACCCGCTGGTCCTCCAGCGGCTGCTGCGCCGGGAGAAGCACGCGATCGCGGTCTCGGCCCGTACGGGCCAGGGCATCGACGAACTGCTCGCCCTGATCGACGAGGAGCTGCCGCGCCCGCAGGTCGAGATCGAGGCACTGGTGCCGTACACCCAGGGCGCGCTGGTCTCGCGGGCACACGCCGAGGGCGAGGTGATCTCCGAGGAGCACGTGGCGGAGGGCACCGTCCTCAAGGCGCGCGTCCACGAGGAACTGGCCGCCGAGTTCCAGCCGTACGTACCGGCTGCGTGA
- a CDS encoding M1 family metallopeptidase: MPLSPYHPAPGPGGPVSTPGRGPGGTPSRPRPGAARRRAALGLLAAATLVAAGLPDAAPLGVGDRLYPHLGNPGYDVRAYDIALTYPGRNDRPLDAVTKITARATARLKRINLDFAHGTVRSVEVDGRRAAHVMRGEDLIVTPHRTVRPGTPLRIVVHHTSDPRPRKGAEGREDGWLRTRDGLVMANQVDAAHRIFPCNDHPSDKALYTFRVTAPKGLTVVAGGLPAGRHPATVRTEPDAGGKRTGRDARQARAVPATTWVYRSAHPMATEVAQVSIGRSAVVRRTGPHGLPLRDVVPAADRKRLEPWLAKTPGQLSWMEKKVGRYPFEAYGVLLAQAETGFELETQTLSLFEERLFTGGQYPRWYIEAIMVHELAHQWFGDSVSPRTWSDAWLNEAHATWYEELYAHEHARRSMDERTRRAYSVSDRMRREGGPPGAPKPPAPGNKTGIFRPVMYDGSALVLYALRAKIGHAAFDRLERAWVTRHRDGVAGTADFVALASRVSGQDLTGFFHSWLYDTKTPPMPGHPDWKSTYKTPHPPARKPEAKPGAKPAGRPAAKPAKPGGTRAAGPAKTPPAAAHGKPA; encoded by the coding sequence ATGCCGCTTTCCCCGTACCACCCCGCCCCCGGCCCCGGCGGACCCGTCTCCACCCCCGGCCGGGGCCCCGGAGGCACCCCGTCCCGCCCCCGCCCGGGGGCCGCCCGCCGCCGGGCCGCGCTCGGCCTGCTCGCCGCCGCCACCCTGGTCGCCGCGGGACTGCCCGACGCCGCGCCGCTCGGCGTCGGCGACCGGCTCTACCCGCACCTCGGCAACCCCGGCTACGACGTGCGCGCGTACGACATCGCCCTGACCTACCCCGGCCGCAACGACCGGCCGCTGGACGCCGTCACGAAGATCACCGCACGCGCCACCGCCCGCCTGAAGCGCATCAACCTCGACTTCGCGCACGGCACCGTCCGCTCCGTCGAGGTCGACGGGCGGCGCGCGGCCCACGTCATGCGCGGCGAGGACCTGATCGTCACGCCGCACCGGACCGTCCGCCCCGGCACCCCGCTGCGCATCGTCGTCCATCACACCAGCGACCCGCGCCCCCGCAAGGGCGCCGAGGGCCGCGAGGACGGCTGGCTGCGGACGAGGGACGGGCTGGTCATGGCCAACCAGGTCGACGCCGCGCACCGGATCTTCCCGTGCAACGACCACCCGTCGGACAAGGCCCTCTACACCTTCCGCGTCACCGCGCCCAAGGGCCTGACGGTCGTCGCCGGCGGGCTGCCGGCGGGGCGCCACCCGGCCACCGTACGGACCGAGCCGGACGCGGGCGGGAAGCGGACCGGGCGCGACGCCCGGCAGGCGCGGGCGGTCCCCGCCACCACCTGGGTCTACCGCTCCGCCCACCCCATGGCCACCGAGGTCGCCCAGGTCTCCATCGGACGCTCCGCGGTCGTCCGCCGCACCGGGCCGCACGGCCTGCCGCTGCGCGACGTCGTACCGGCCGCGGACCGCAAGCGCCTGGAGCCGTGGCTGGCCAAGACGCCCGGCCAGCTCTCCTGGATGGAGAAGAAGGTCGGCCGCTACCCCTTCGAGGCGTACGGCGTGCTGCTCGCGCAGGCCGAGACCGGCTTCGAGCTGGAGACCCAGACCCTCTCCCTCTTCGAGGAGCGGCTGTTCACGGGCGGCCAGTACCCCCGCTGGTACATCGAAGCGATCATGGTGCACGAACTGGCGCACCAGTGGTTCGGCGACAGCGTCTCCCCGCGCACCTGGTCGGACGCCTGGCTCAACGAGGCGCACGCCACCTGGTACGAGGAGCTGTACGCGCACGAGCACGCCAGGAGGTCCATGGACGAGCGCACGCGCCGCGCCTACAGCGTCTCGGACCGGATGCGGCGCGAGGGCGGCCCGCCCGGCGCGCCGAAGCCGCCGGCCCCCGGCAACAAGACCGGCATCTTCCGGCCCGTGATGTACGACGGCAGCGCGCTCGTCCTGTACGCGCTGCGCGCCAAGATCGGGCACGCCGCGTTCGACCGGCTGGAACGCGCCTGGGTGACCCGGCACCGGGACGGCGTCGCGGGCACCGCCGACTTCGTCGCGCTGGCCTCCCGCGTCTCGGGCCAGGACCTCACCGGCTTCTTCCACAGCTGGCTGTACGACACGAAGACCCCGCCGATGCCGGGCCACCCGGACTGGAAGAGCACCTACAAAACCCCGCACCCACCCGCGCGGAAACCCGAAGCGAAGCCCGGCGCGAAGCCCGCGGGCAGGCCCGCCGCCAAGCCCGCGAAGCCCGGCGGGACCCGGGCCGCCGGGCCCGCGAAGACGCCGCCCGCGGCCGCGCACGGAAAACCCGCGTGA
- a CDS encoding RelA/SpoT family protein, translating to MSAEATNPGNPVAPVQAGPPDLGEASHRKRGRPRLELRGLRRIGRAALLGPAPRDGLPDALEHVAKVHRAHHPDADLDTLSRAYALAESSHRGQLRKSGEPYITHPLAVTLILAELGAETTTLTASLLHDTVEDTDVTLDQVGAEFGKEVCYLVDGVTKLEKVDYGAAAEPETFRKMLVATGNDVRVMSIKLADRLHNMRTLGVMRPEKQVRIAKVTRDVLIPLAERLGVQALKSELEDLVFAILHPEEYATTRALVHAHATRPDPLAAIAERVRAVLDEADIDAEVLVRPRHLVSVHRVRLARGTVTGTDLGRLLVLVAEDADCYAVLGELHTCFTPVVSEFKDFIAAPKFNLYQSLHTAVTDEDGAIAETLIRTHRMHRVAEAGVVALGNPYAPADGSDPAAERPAGSGTEGDRDAEDGERVDPTQPGWLCRLLEWQRATPDPDTFWTSLRADLAQDREITVFCTEGGFGDDGPAGQGAARTGTDGTATVGLPAGASCVDAAYALYGEGAHSCIGARVNGRLATLSTVLCDGDSLHLLMASDSTAGPSPDWLDHTRTPAARLAISRWLAAHPGAETGAGESAVGAGAPSGAGGARGAGAAVPSGRPGGTDTAGLSTDLPDATVRLAGCCTPVPPDHVTGFAVRGGIVTVHRVLCPVVARMAASGRKPVGARWRGAGNRAQGCRVTLLAEAFTRPHLLADLTEVIAAEGAAVVAAAVEPPREQRVRHTYTLHLPDAAKLPSLMRAMRQVPGVFDVLRAGRARSTMAARS from the coding sequence ATGAGCGCAGAGGCCACGAACCCTGGTAATCCCGTCGCGCCGGTCCAGGCCGGCCCGCCCGATCTGGGCGAAGCCTCGCACCGCAAGCGCGGCCGCCCCCGTCTGGAGCTGCGCGGCCTGCGCCGGATCGGCCGGGCCGCGCTCCTGGGACCGGCCCCCCGCGACGGCCTGCCGGACGCCCTGGAGCACGTCGCCAAGGTGCACCGCGCCCACCACCCGGACGCCGACCTGGACACCCTGAGCAGGGCCTACGCGCTCGCCGAGTCCTCGCACCGCGGCCAACTGCGCAAGAGCGGCGAGCCGTACATCACCCACCCGCTCGCGGTGACCCTGATCCTGGCCGAACTGGGCGCCGAGACCACGACCTTGACCGCCTCCCTGCTCCACGACACCGTCGAGGACACCGATGTGACGCTCGATCAGGTGGGCGCGGAGTTCGGCAAGGAGGTCTGCTACCTGGTCGACGGCGTGACCAAGCTGGAGAAGGTCGACTACGGCGCCGCCGCCGAGCCCGAGACCTTCCGCAAGATGCTGGTCGCCACCGGCAACGACGTCCGCGTGATGTCCATCAAGCTGGCCGACCGGCTGCACAACATGCGCACCCTCGGCGTGATGCGCCCCGAGAAGCAGGTCCGGATCGCCAAGGTCACCCGCGACGTGCTCATCCCGCTGGCCGAACGGCTGGGCGTGCAGGCCCTCAAGAGCGAGCTGGAGGACCTGGTCTTCGCGATCCTGCACCCGGAGGAGTACGCCACCACCCGCGCCCTCGTCCACGCCCACGCGACCCGCCCGGACCCCCTCGCCGCGATCGCCGAGCGGGTGCGCGCCGTCCTGGACGAGGCCGACATCGACGCCGAAGTCCTGGTCCGGCCCCGGCACTTGGTATCCGTGCACCGCGTGCGCCTCGCGCGCGGCACGGTCACCGGCACCGACCTCGGCCGCCTGCTGGTGCTCGTCGCCGAGGACGCCGACTGCTACGCGGTCCTGGGCGAGCTGCACACCTGCTTCACGCCGGTGGTCTCGGAGTTCAAGGATTTCATCGCCGCGCCGAAGTTCAACCTGTACCAGTCGCTGCACACCGCCGTCACGGACGAGGACGGCGCCATTGCGGAAACGCTCATCCGTACGCACCGCATGCACCGCGTCGCCGAGGCCGGGGTGGTCGCGCTGGGCAACCCGTACGCCCCCGCGGACGGCTCCGACCCCGCGGCCGAGCGCCCGGCCGGGAGCGGCACGGAGGGCGACCGCGACGCCGAGGACGGGGAACGGGTGGACCCGACCCAGCCCGGCTGGCTGTGCCGCCTCCTGGAGTGGCAGCGCGCCACCCCCGACCCGGACACGTTCTGGACCTCGCTGCGCGCCGACCTCGCCCAGGACCGGGAGATCACGGTCTTCTGTACGGAAGGGGGCTTCGGCGACGACGGCCCGGCAGGTCAGGGGGCCGCCCGTACGGGCACGGACGGCACCGCCACCGTCGGCCTGCCCGCCGGCGCGAGCTGCGTGGACGCCGCGTACGCGCTGTACGGCGAAGGGGCGCACAGCTGCATCGGCGCGCGCGTCAACGGCCGCCTCGCGACCCTCTCCACGGTCCTGTGCGACGGCGACAGCCTGCACCTGCTCATGGCCTCGGACTCCACCGCCGGCCCCTCACCGGACTGGCTCGACCACACCCGTACACCGGCCGCCCGGCTCGCCATCTCGCGCTGGCTGGCCGCCCACCCGGGGGCGGAAACGGGGGCGGGCGAGAGCGCGGTGGGGGCGGGCGCGCCGAGTGGCGCCGGTGGGGCGCGCGGCGCCGGGGCCGCCGTGCCGTCCGGCCGCCCCGGGGGAACGGACACCGCCGGGCTGTCCACCGACCTCCCCGACGCGACCGTACGGCTCGCGGGCTGCTGCACCCCCGTACCGCCCGACCACGTCACCGGCTTCGCCGTACGGGGTGGCATCGTGACCGTGCACCGCGTGCTGTGCCCCGTGGTGGCCCGGATGGCCGCCTCCGGGCGGAAGCCGGTCGGCGCCCGCTGGCGCGGCGCGGGCAACCGCGCGCAAGGCTGCCGGGTCACCCTCCTCGCCGAAGCCTTCACCCGGCCGCACCTGCTCGCCGACCTCACGGAGGTCATCGCCGCCGAGGGCGCCGCCGTGGTGGCCGCGGCCGTGGAGCCGCCCCGCGAACAGCGGGTGCGCCACACGTACACCCTCCACCTGCCGGACGCGGCCAAGCTGCCGTCCCTGATGCGGGCGATGCGGCAGGTTCCGGGCGTCTTCGACGTGCTGCGGGCGGGCCGCGCGCGGTCGACGATGGCGGCGCGTTCTTGA